In Jejubacter calystegiae, the following are encoded in one genomic region:
- a CDS encoding glucose 1-dehydrogenase — MQRNFHGKTVVITGACRGIGAGIAERFARDGANLVMVSNADRVFETAAEIQSRYDVAILPLKVDVTDEQQVQQLYQQAAARFGGIDVSIQNAGVITIDRFDQMPKADFERVLAVNTTGVWLCCREAAKYMVQQNGGCLINTSSGQGRQGFIYTPHYAASKMGVIGITQSLAHELAPWNITVNAFCPGIIESEMWDYNDRVWGEILSDDRKRYGKGELMAEWVEGIPLKRAGQPEDVAGLVAFLASDDARYITGQTINVDGGLIMS; from the coding sequence ATGCAGCGAAATTTTCATGGAAAAACGGTGGTGATCACCGGCGCCTGCCGGGGGATTGGGGCGGGGATCGCAGAGCGCTTTGCCCGGGATGGCGCGAATCTGGTGATGGTTTCCAATGCGGATCGCGTTTTTGAGACCGCGGCCGAAATCCAGTCGCGTTACGACGTCGCCATCCTGCCGCTGAAAGTGGATGTCACTGACGAACAGCAGGTTCAGCAACTGTATCAACAGGCTGCGGCGCGCTTCGGGGGCATCGATGTCTCGATTCAGAATGCGGGCGTGATTACCATCGATCGCTTCGATCAGATGCCGAAAGCCGATTTTGAGCGGGTGCTGGCGGTGAATACTACCGGCGTCTGGCTGTGCTGCCGGGAAGCCGCGAAATATATGGTGCAGCAGAACGGCGGTTGTCTGATTAACACCTCATCTGGCCAGGGGCGTCAGGGATTTATCTATACCCCGCACTATGCCGCCAGCAAGATGGGGGTCATCGGCATTACCCAGAGTCTGGCTCATGAACTGGCACCGTGGAACATTACCGTTAACGCCTTCTGTCCCGGCATTATCGAAAGCGAAATGTGGGACTACAACGATCGGGTCTGGGGCGAGATTCTGAGTGATGACCGCAAGCGTTACGGAAAAGGCGAGCTAATGGCCGAATGGGTGGAAGGTATCCCGCTTAAACGCGCCGGACAGCCGGAAGACGTTGCCGGGCTGGTCGCCTTCCTGGCCTCTGACGATGCCCGTTACATTACCGGCCAGACCATTAACGTCGATGGCGGTCTGATCATGTCGTAG
- a CDS encoding DUF2291 family protein has translation MSRQLWLALALIAPVLGGCRIVSQQELADLKNPPNPHMANVAQTWQQSLVPQVVNEARPAGELMAALRAAPDFDSVCKQLGWRSQAENPCVFFVKFSGVVEKVDTRSRSGKMTLLASDGTRAVVQLGPTIRGTALRDGYRKVSYQDFNDQVLFGSYSRAINDKASAMMKALAPEPGQQITVDGVFSAWDTPERLPDITPARATRQQGGQP, from the coding sequence ATGTCCAGACAACTCTGGCTGGCGCTGGCGCTTATCGCGCCGGTGCTGGGCGGTTGCCGCATTGTCTCCCAGCAGGAGCTGGCGGATCTGAAAAATCCTCCCAATCCGCATATGGCGAACGTGGCGCAGACGTGGCAGCAGAGCCTGGTGCCGCAGGTGGTGAATGAGGCCCGTCCCGCCGGTGAACTGATGGCCGCGCTGCGGGCGGCGCCGGATTTCGATAGCGTCTGTAAACAACTGGGCTGGCGCAGTCAGGCCGAAAATCCCTGCGTGTTTTTCGTTAAGTTCAGCGGTGTGGTGGAAAAGGTGGATACCCGCTCGCGCAGCGGCAAAATGACGCTGCTGGCAAGTGACGGCACGCGGGCAGTCGTGCAATTGGGGCCGACCATTCGCGGCACCGCGCTGCGCGACGGCTACCGCAAGGTGAGCTACCAGGATTTTAACGATCAGGTACTGTTCGGCAGCTACAGCCGGGCGATTAACGATAAAGCTTCCGCCATGATGAAAGCGCTTGCGCCTGAGCCGGGTCAACAGATTACGGTGGATGGCGTCTTCAGCGCCTGGGATACGCCGGAACGGCTACCGGATATTACGCCCGCCCGGGCGACCCGTCAGCAAGGGGGACAGCCATGA
- a CDS encoding GolD/DthD family dehydrogenase, giving the protein MSGEYDVNLRYGVDTSGDLSDKVAVVTGGLGGIAMASNEMLLEKGARLALLYPGFEREKAQQEAERFDADRVLFVECDVTDPASVEQAFAQVERHYGQIDILINCAGYVMLQPVLETDIAEWRKQLDVNLTGPFLCSQAAARLMVKAGRGGKIINIASQAASIAIDNHVAYTSAKAGLLGMTKVMAKELAAWNINVNTLSPTVVLTPMGEKAWRGEKGETMKQLIPLGRFAYTDEIAAAVLFFAGNGSDMITGADLMIDGGFTIW; this is encoded by the coding sequence ATGAGCGGTGAATACGACGTCAACCTGCGCTACGGCGTAGATACCTCCGGTGATTTGAGCGACAAAGTGGCGGTGGTGACCGGTGGTCTGGGCGGAATCGCTATGGCCAGCAATGAGATGCTGCTGGAAAAGGGCGCCAGGCTGGCGCTGCTTTATCCGGGGTTCGAGCGTGAAAAGGCGCAGCAGGAGGCGGAGCGCTTCGATGCTGACCGGGTGCTGTTCGTGGAGTGCGATGTCACTGACCCGGCCTCGGTCGAACAGGCGTTTGCACAAGTCGAGCGCCACTACGGGCAAATCGACATTCTGATTAACTGCGCAGGCTACGTCATGCTGCAACCGGTGCTGGAAACTGATATCGCCGAGTGGCGTAAGCAACTGGACGTGAATCTGACCGGCCCATTCCTGTGCAGCCAGGCGGCGGCCCGACTGATGGTGAAGGCCGGGCGCGGCGGCAAGATTATCAATATCGCCTCTCAGGCGGCATCCATCGCCATCGATAACCACGTGGCTTATACCTCCGCCAAAGCGGGGCTGCTGGGCATGACCAAAGTGATGGCTAAGGAGCTGGCCGCCTGGAATATCAACGTCAATACCCTTTCGCCCACTGTGGTGCTGACGCCGATGGGCGAAAAGGCCTGGCGTGGCGAGAAAGGCGAAACCATGAAGCAGCTAATTCCGCTGGGTCGTTTCGCCTACACCGATGAGATTGCCGCCGCCGTGCTGTTCTTCGCCGGTAACGGCAGCGACATGATTACCGGTGCCGATCTGATGATCGATGGGGGCTTCACCATCTGGTAA
- a CDS encoding transketolase family protein: MQDLRDAVIATLLEAQQQGANLNVMVADSTSTSKIAPFEKAYPDRVVNVGIAEQNMVGMAAGIALSGRTVFTANAAPFLLARSNEQVKNDICYSDTNVKMLGLNAGFAYGPLGATHHCMNDIAIARSFGNLQIFAPADASQAREITRHAIAHQGPVYIRMDSDKLPVLHDNDWRFTPGKPVVLQEGGDAVVFCLGTIVHEALAASLPNVTIVSLPSLWPLDEQAIVALINAHPHAIAVEEHVLSGGLSSIIGEILHKYRLPQRFTPLGVPPYEFTHSSSRKALRRQFRIDAQGLRQVLEQVATSPLA, from the coding sequence ATGCAAGATTTACGTGATGCAGTGATTGCAACCTTACTGGAAGCCCAGCAACAGGGGGCCAATCTGAACGTAATGGTGGCGGATTCCACCTCCACATCGAAAATCGCGCCCTTCGAAAAGGCGTACCCCGACAGGGTCGTCAACGTGGGGATTGCCGAACAGAACATGGTCGGTATGGCGGCGGGTATAGCCCTGAGCGGACGCACGGTTTTTACGGCCAATGCCGCCCCCTTTCTGCTGGCGCGCTCCAACGAGCAGGTGAAGAACGACATTTGCTATTCCGATACCAATGTAAAAATGCTGGGGCTGAATGCCGGTTTTGCCTACGGCCCGCTGGGGGCCACCCACCACTGCATGAACGATATCGCCATTGCCCGTAGCTTCGGCAACCTGCAAATCTTCGCTCCTGCGGATGCCAGCCAGGCCAGGGAGATTACCCGCCATGCCATTGCTCATCAGGGGCCGGTCTATATCCGGATGGACAGCGATAAGCTGCCGGTGCTGCATGACAACGACTGGCGCTTTACGCCGGGTAAGCCGGTGGTGTTGCAGGAAGGGGGCGATGCAGTGGTGTTCTGCCTGGGCACCATTGTGCACGAAGCGCTGGCCGCCTCCCTCCCCAATGTCACCATCGTCTCTCTGCCTTCGCTATGGCCGCTGGACGAACAGGCGATCGTCGCGCTCATTAACGCGCATCCACATGCGATCGCGGTAGAAGAACACGTTCTTAGCGGTGGCCTTAGCAGCATTATTGGTGAGATTCTGCACAAATATCGCCTGCCTCAGCGCTTCACGCCGCTGGGCGTACCGCCCTATGAGTTTACCCACAGTAGCAGCCGTAAAGCGCTGCGCCGCCAGTTCCGCATTGATGCACAGGGGCTGCGTCAGGTGCTGGAGCAGGTTGCGACTTCCCCCCTGGCTTGA
- a CDS encoding ABC transporter permease, with product MNQKYRLYMTLLKARTFIALLIVIGFFSVMVPNFLTPSNLLIMTQHVAITGLLAIGMTLVILTGGIDLSVGAVAGICGMVAGALLTNGIPLWGDNILFLNVPEVIVFVALVGLAIGFINGAVITRLGVAPFICTLGMMYVARGAALLFNDGSTYANLNGAEALGNTGFAWLGSGTLLGVYFPIWLMVGFLALGLWLTRKTPLGRYIYAIGGNESAARLAGVPIVNVKIFVYAFSGLCAALVGLVVASQLQTAHPMTGNMFEMDAIGATVLGGTALAGGRGRVSGSIIGAFVIVFLADGMVMMGVSDFWQMVIKGLVIVTAVVIDQFQQRLQNKVLLLRRHEKKQAVAPVSEVSHG from the coding sequence ATGAACCAGAAATATCGGCTGTACATGACCTTGCTGAAGGCCCGAACCTTCATCGCATTGCTGATCGTCATCGGCTTTTTCAGCGTGATGGTCCCGAACTTCCTGACGCCCTCTAACCTGCTGATTATGACTCAGCACGTGGCGATTACCGGCCTGCTGGCGATCGGTATGACCCTGGTTATCCTGACCGGCGGTATCGATCTTTCCGTTGGGGCGGTGGCAGGAATCTGCGGCATGGTGGCGGGAGCGCTGCTCACCAACGGAATTCCTCTTTGGGGAGATAACATCCTGTTTTTAAACGTCCCGGAAGTCATCGTCTTTGTGGCGCTGGTGGGGCTGGCTATTGGTTTTATCAACGGTGCCGTCATCACCCGACTTGGGGTCGCTCCTTTTATCTGCACTCTGGGCATGATGTATGTCGCCCGCGGCGCGGCGCTGCTGTTTAACGACGGCAGCACCTACGCCAATCTTAATGGCGCCGAGGCGCTGGGCAACACCGGCTTCGCCTGGCTTGGTTCCGGTACGCTACTGGGCGTCTATTTCCCGATCTGGCTGATGGTCGGCTTCCTGGCGCTGGGGCTGTGGCTGACCCGCAAAACGCCGCTGGGCCGCTATATCTACGCCATCGGCGGTAATGAATCCGCCGCCCGCCTGGCGGGGGTGCCTATTGTGAACGTCAAAATCTTCGTTTACGCCTTTTCTGGATTGTGTGCGGCACTGGTGGGACTGGTGGTGGCTTCTCAGCTTCAGACCGCGCACCCGATGACCGGCAATATGTTCGAGATGGATGCCATTGGCGCCACGGTGCTGGGCGGTACGGCGCTGGCGGGCGGTCGCGGCCGGGTCTCCGGTTCGATTATCGGCGCTTTCGTCATCGTCTTCCTGGCCGACGGTATGGTGATGATGGGGGTCAGCGACTTCTGGCAGATGGTGATTAAAGGGCTGGTGATCGTCACCGCAGTGGTCATCGACCAGTTCCAGCAGCGGCTACAGAACAAAGTTCTGTTGCTGCGGCGTCATGAAAAGAAACAGGCGGTGGCGCCGGTGTCGGAGGTGAGTCATGGATAA
- a CDS encoding D-ribose ABC transporter substrate-binding protein: MKLRLLLTAAAACTLSLAATAAEKGTILIMVNSLDNPYYASEAKGASSKAKELGYKTSVLSHGEDVKKQNELIDAAIGKKVQGIILDNADSTASVAAIKKAKQAGIPVVLINREIPVDDVALVQITHNNFQAGSEVANVFVESMGEQGKYAELTCNLADNNCVTRSRSFHQVIDQYPDMVSIARQDAKGTLLDGKRIMDSILQAHPDVKGVICGNGPVALGAIAALKAAGRNDVTVVGIDGSNDERDAVKAGTLKATVMLQAQAIAAQGVIDLDAYLQKGEKPAKQRVMFRGILVDKDNASKVQDFNFGS, translated from the coding sequence ATGAAATTGCGTTTATTACTTACCGCGGCGGCTGCCTGTACCCTCAGCCTGGCGGCTACCGCTGCAGAAAAAGGCACCATCCTGATAATGGTGAACTCCCTCGATAACCCCTACTACGCCTCAGAGGCCAAAGGCGCCAGCAGTAAAGCGAAGGAACTGGGGTATAAAACCAGCGTCCTTTCGCACGGCGAGGATGTGAAAAAACAGAACGAGCTGATCGATGCCGCCATCGGTAAGAAAGTTCAGGGCATTATTCTCGACAATGCCGACTCCACCGCCAGCGTAGCGGCCATTAAGAAAGCGAAGCAGGCCGGTATTCCGGTGGTGCTGATCAACCGGGAAATTCCGGTGGATGACGTGGCGCTGGTGCAGATCACCCACAACAACTTCCAGGCCGGTTCAGAGGTCGCCAACGTCTTTGTCGAAAGCATGGGCGAGCAGGGCAAATATGCCGAGCTGACCTGCAATCTGGCCGACAATAACTGCGTGACCCGCTCCCGTTCATTCCATCAGGTCATCGATCAGTATCCGGATATGGTGAGCATCGCCCGCCAGGACGCCAAAGGCACCCTGCTGGATGGCAAGCGCATTATGGACAGCATTCTGCAGGCCCATCCGGATGTGAAAGGGGTGATTTGCGGTAACGGACCGGTGGCGCTGGGCGCGATTGCGGCGCTGAAGGCCGCCGGGCGTAACGATGTGACGGTGGTGGGCATTGATGGCAGCAACGATGAACGCGATGCGGTGAAAGCCGGAACCCTGAAAGCCACCGTGATGCTGCAGGCCCAGGCCATCGCCGCTCAGGGGGTGATCGACCTCGACGCTTATCTCCAGAAAGGGGAGAAGCCCGCCAAACAGCGTGTGATGTTCCGCGGCATTCTGGTCGATAAGGACAACGCCAGTAAGGTGCAGGATTTTAATTTTGGGTCCTGA
- a CDS encoding DUF2756 domain-containing protein has translation MKNVLIIAALLLPLTAMAQPLTPQQQHQRQQIRNQQMMNNPTQQRMQQESQSRQIQQQGRLNQGIQNQQQQQQQRLQNQIRDNRERTIQSQPGNNHNNLR, from the coding sequence ATGAAAAACGTATTAATTATCGCGGCGCTACTGTTGCCGCTGACCGCCATGGCCCAGCCGCTGACGCCGCAACAGCAACACCAGCGCCAGCAGATTCGTAATCAGCAGATGATGAATAACCCGACCCAGCAGCGAATGCAGCAGGAGTCACAAAGCCGACAGATCCAGCAACAGGGCAGGCTGAATCAGGGCATTCAGAATCAACAGCAGCAGCAGCAACAGCGGCTGCAAAACCAGATACGCGATAACCGCGAACGCACTATCCAGTCGCAGCCGGGAAATAACCATAACAACCTGCGCTAA
- the ugpQ gene encoding glycerophosphodiester phosphodiesterase: MTSWNYATIAAHRGGGKLAPENTLAAIDAGAALGHRLFECDAKLSKDGQIFLLHDDTLERTSSGWGVAGDLSWEQLRQVDAGGWFSHRFKGEPLPLLSEVAERCRRLNLQINIEIKPTTGSEVQTGREVALAAQRLWQGMTPPLISSFSIEALAAARDAAPTLPRGLLLENWRDDWAELARRLECVAIHVWHRDLTAERITALKAKGLRILAWTVNNPRRAEQLLRQGVDIICTDRIDRIGPDFARQI; this comes from the coding sequence GTGACATCGTGGAATTATGCAACCATCGCCGCCCATCGGGGCGGCGGTAAACTGGCGCCAGAAAACACCCTGGCGGCGATTGATGCAGGGGCCGCGCTGGGCCATCGCCTGTTCGAGTGCGACGCCAAACTGTCGAAGGATGGCCAGATCTTCCTGCTACATGACGATACCCTGGAGCGCACCAGTTCCGGCTGGGGCGTGGCGGGTGACCTGAGTTGGGAACAACTGCGGCAGGTCGATGCGGGCGGTTGGTTCAGCCATCGCTTTAAAGGGGAGCCGCTGCCGCTGCTTAGCGAAGTGGCTGAGCGCTGTCGTCGGCTTAACCTGCAAATTAATATCGAAATAAAACCCACCACCGGCTCCGAGGTGCAAACCGGGCGCGAAGTGGCGCTGGCAGCACAAAGGCTGTGGCAGGGCATGACGCCGCCGCTGATCTCTTCGTTTTCTATCGAGGCGCTGGCCGCGGCCCGCGATGCGGCGCCGACGCTGCCGCGTGGATTATTGCTGGAAAACTGGCGCGATGACTGGGCTGAACTGGCCCGCCGTCTGGAATGCGTGGCGATTCACGTCTGGCATCGGGACTTAACGGCCGAGCGTATTACTGCACTGAAGGCCAAAGGGTTGCGGATTCTGGCCTGGACGGTGAACAACCCCCGGCGCGCGGAACAACTGCTGCGCCAGGGGGTAGATATTATCTGTACCGACCGTATCGACAGGATTGGGCCGGACTTCGCCCGCCAGATTTAG
- a CDS encoding FGGY family carbohydrate kinase → MDKDVIVALDEGTSNVKAVAIDSRGAVVATASRGLTLATPRPGWVEQDGDVLFAESVVVLREVISAVGEARVAALAISNQRETAIGWERESGQPLGPALTWQCSRSGPFCERLRRDRLDEVIRSTTGLPVAPLFSGSKMRWLLDNTPQGHERAQRGEICLGTIDAWLLWRLTGGAQFRCDYSNAARTQLLNLQSLAWDDAMLALFGIPQAALPEICPSASEFGVTKGITGIADGIPILAMVGDSHAALYGHGLGRPGGIKATYGTGSSVMAPLPAPDTRITQLATTVAWHDGERAVYGLEGNIPHTGDGLAWMLQLTGMNALADVQRSDVLQSLPASVPSTDGVYFVPALTGSGAPWWDDRARGLICGLSRGSSPAHLVRAALEAIAYQIADVIDSMTQHPDFHLSTLMVDGGPTRNGWLMQFQADLLNCPVARSVTAELSALGAGLLARRVLDGLSDESLQALLPQHEVWQPDAARHRRLQESYQGWREAVSRTHWKSESDTHCAGRCGAPA, encoded by the coding sequence ATGGATAAGGATGTGATTGTCGCGCTGGATGAAGGCACCAGTAACGTTAAGGCGGTCGCCATCGATAGCCGGGGAGCCGTGGTTGCCACCGCTTCCCGGGGGCTGACGCTCGCCACGCCGCGGCCGGGTTGGGTGGAGCAGGATGGCGATGTGCTGTTCGCCGAATCCGTTGTGGTGTTACGTGAAGTGATTAGCGCGGTAGGGGAAGCCCGGGTTGCGGCGCTGGCAATCAGCAATCAGCGGGAAACGGCCATTGGCTGGGAGCGGGAGAGCGGTCAGCCGCTGGGCCCGGCGCTGACCTGGCAGTGCTCCCGCTCCGGCCCCTTCTGCGAACGGTTGCGGCGCGACAGGCTGGACGAAGTGATTCGTTCCACCACCGGTTTGCCTGTCGCACCGCTCTTTTCTGGCTCCAAAATGCGCTGGCTGCTGGATAACACGCCTCAGGGGCATGAACGTGCGCAGCGCGGTGAAATCTGCCTGGGCACCATCGATGCCTGGCTGCTGTGGCGTCTGACCGGCGGCGCGCAGTTCCGCTGTGATTACTCGAACGCCGCCCGCACTCAGTTACTCAACCTGCAAAGCCTGGCGTGGGACGACGCCATGCTGGCGCTGTTCGGCATACCGCAAGCCGCACTGCCAGAGATTTGCCCGTCGGCCAGCGAGTTTGGCGTCACCAAAGGCATAACGGGTATCGCTGACGGTATTCCGATCCTCGCTATGGTGGGAGATTCCCACGCGGCGCTGTACGGGCACGGACTGGGGCGCCCGGGAGGCATCAAAGCCACCTATGGCACCGGCTCTTCGGTGATGGCGCCGCTGCCTGCGCCGGATACCCGCATCACCCAGCTCGCCACCACGGTTGCCTGGCATGACGGCGAGCGAGCGGTCTACGGGCTGGAGGGCAATATTCCCCATACCGGCGACGGCCTGGCCTGGATGCTGCAACTGACCGGAATGAACGCGCTGGCCGATGTACAAAGGAGCGATGTGCTACAGAGTCTGCCAGCTTCTGTTCCTTCTACTGACGGTGTCTATTTCGTGCCGGCGCTGACCGGCTCCGGCGCGCCCTGGTGGGACGATCGCGCTCGCGGGCTTATCTGCGGGCTGAGCCGTGGTAGCAGCCCGGCGCATCTGGTGCGTGCGGCGCTGGAGGCCATTGCTTATCAGATAGCCGATGTGATCGACTCGATGACGCAGCATCCTGATTTCCACCTCAGTACGCTGATGGTGGACGGTGGGCCAACGCGCAACGGCTGGCTGATGCAGTTCCAGGCCGATCTGCTCAACTGCCCGGTGGCGCGCAGCGTTACCGCAGAGCTTTCCGCGCTGGGGGCGGGCCTGCTGGCACGGCGCGTGCTGGATGGTCTGAGCGATGAATCCCTGCAGGCGCTGTTACCGCAGCATGAGGTCTGGCAGCCCGATGCCGCCCGGCATCGGCGACTTCAGGAAAGCTACCAGGGGTGGCGCGAGGCGGTGAGCCGCACCCACTGGAAAAGCGAATCCGACACTCATTGCGCCGGGCGCTGCGGCGCCCCGGCCTGA
- a CDS encoding transketolase, with protein sequence MDLQAIKQTARQARRYVLEMNHRAGKGHTGADLSEIDILCTLYMAVMDRSGPRPDQDRFILSKGHGAGGLYCSAAAMGLLDPGVLTQFMGDDTLLAGHPVRQKLPDLVEINSGGLGHGLPIAVGLALGNKLAGRGHRRAFVLLGDGELAEGSNWEAAMSASKFRLDNLVAIVDRNRLQLAGATEEIMPLEPLGEKWRAFGFEVLECDGHNPLSIYQAATAPSMDKPRVILANTEKGHGISFMANVPAWHHAVPDDEQLAQGLAELED encoded by the coding sequence GTGGACCTACAGGCAATCAAACAGACGGCGCGTCAGGCCCGGCGCTATGTGCTGGAAATGAACCACAGAGCAGGCAAGGGGCACACCGGGGCCGATCTCTCAGAGATCGACATTCTCTGCACGCTGTATATGGCGGTAATGGATCGCTCAGGACCGCGTCCGGACCAGGATCGTTTTATTTTGTCCAAGGGGCACGGTGCCGGCGGCCTTTACTGCAGCGCGGCGGCGATGGGGCTGCTCGACCCAGGGGTACTGACGCAGTTTATGGGGGATGACACCTTACTGGCCGGGCATCCGGTGCGTCAGAAGCTGCCGGATCTGGTCGAGATTAACTCCGGCGGCCTGGGCCATGGCCTGCCGATTGCGGTCGGACTGGCATTGGGCAATAAGCTGGCCGGTCGCGGTCACCGCCGGGCCTTTGTTCTGCTGGGAGATGGCGAACTGGCGGAAGGCTCCAATTGGGAGGCGGCGATGTCTGCCAGTAAGTTCCGGCTCGACAACCTGGTCGCCATTGTCGATCGCAACCGGCTGCAACTGGCCGGGGCCACCGAGGAGATCATGCCGCTGGAGCCTTTGGGCGAAAAGTGGCGCGCCTTTGGTTTCGAAGTGCTGGAGTGCGACGGACACAACCCGCTGTCTATTTACCAGGCGGCGACGGCGCCTTCGATGGATAAACCGCGCGTCATTCTGGCCAATACCGAAAAGGGCCACGGCATTTCCTTTATGGCGAATGTTCCCGCCTGGCATCACGCCGTACCTGATGATGAACAGCTTGCCCAGGGGCTGGCGGAACTGGAGGACTAA
- a CDS encoding sugar ABC transporter ATP-binding protein yields the protein MTQPTSTPQDEVILETRNLSRIYPGVTALDSVNYRVYRNRVNVLIGENGAGKSTMMKMLAGVESPSSGEIWLDGEPVTLNSTHQAERHGISIIFQELNLFPNMNVMDNIFIGNEFFQRGRINEKYQYALAKSLLERLELDVDPYTPLGELGIGHQQLVEIARALSKDTRVLIMDEPTSALSQSEVKVLFNVMEQLKRRGVTIIYISHRLEELMEIGDHITIFRDGRFICEREVCDASVPWIIEQMVGDKKKHFDYQPAEQGETALEVTGLTALHQNGGYRLNDVTFSLRKGEVVGIYGLLGAGRTELFKGLIGLMPCQEGKVVLNGEALDGLNFQQRLKRGVALVPEDRQGEGVVQMMSIKSNMTLSDHSLRGFWHSCSWLRENQEHERVQEMVQRLAIKVGDSEQPITSLSGGNQQKVVLGKALMTRPEVVLLDEPTRGIDVGARTDVYHLIGQMARQGLAVMFSSSELDEVMALADRVLVMADGRITADLARAGVTREKLIAASTPHE from the coding sequence ATGACGCAGCCTACTTCAACTCCCCAGGACGAGGTGATTCTGGAAACCCGCAACCTGTCCCGGATCTACCCCGGCGTAACCGCGCTGGATAGCGTTAATTACCGGGTCTATCGCAACCGGGTGAATGTGCTCATCGGCGAAAACGGCGCCGGAAAGTCGACGATGATGAAGATGCTGGCCGGAGTGGAAAGCCCTTCGTCCGGCGAGATCTGGCTTGATGGCGAGCCAGTTACCCTGAATTCGACCCACCAGGCGGAACGGCATGGCATCAGCATCATCTTCCAGGAGCTTAATCTGTTCCCGAACATGAACGTGATGGACAACATCTTCATCGGTAACGAGTTTTTCCAGCGCGGGCGGATTAACGAAAAGTACCAGTACGCGCTGGCGAAGTCGTTGCTCGAACGGCTGGAGCTGGATGTCGACCCTTATACGCCGTTGGGTGAACTGGGCATTGGTCATCAGCAACTGGTAGAGATAGCCCGGGCGCTCTCTAAAGACACCAGGGTGCTGATTATGGATGAACCTACTTCGGCCCTCAGCCAGTCGGAAGTGAAAGTGTTGTTTAACGTGATGGAACAGCTTAAGCGGCGCGGCGTCACCATTATCTATATCTCCCACCGGCTGGAAGAGCTGATGGAGATTGGCGATCACATCACCATCTTCCGCGATGGCCGCTTCATCTGCGAACGCGAGGTGTGCGACGCCAGCGTGCCCTGGATTATCGAACAGATGGTGGGCGACAAGAAAAAGCATTTCGACTATCAGCCCGCCGAACAAGGGGAGACAGCGCTGGAGGTCACGGGGCTGACCGCGCTACACCAGAACGGCGGCTATCGGCTTAATGACGTGACCTTCAGCCTGCGTAAGGGCGAAGTGGTGGGCATTTACGGTCTGCTGGGCGCCGGGCGTACCGAGCTGTTTAAGGGGCTAATTGGTTTGATGCCCTGTCAGGAAGGCAAGGTCGTGCTGAACGGTGAGGCTCTCGACGGTCTGAACTTCCAACAGCGCCTGAAGCGCGGCGTGGCGCTGGTGCCGGAAGACCGGCAGGGGGAAGGCGTGGTGCAGATGATGTCCATCAAATCCAATATGACCCTTTCCGACCACAGCCTGCGCGGCTTCTGGCATTCATGCTCCTGGCTGCGCGAAAACCAGGAACACGAGCGGGTTCAGGAGATGGTTCAGCGACTGGCTATTAAAGTCGGCGACAGCGAACAGCCCATCACCTCGCTGAGCGGCGGTAACCAGCAGAAGGTGGTGCTGGGCAAGGCGTTAATGACCCGGCCGGAAGTGGTACTGCTGGATGAGCCCACCCGCGGCATTGACGTAGGCGCCAGGACCGACGTCTACCACCTGATTGGTCAGATGGCGCGTCAGGGACTGGCGGTGATGTTCTCGTCCAGCGAACTTGATGAAGTGATGGCCCTTGCCGACCGGGTGCTGGTGATGGCGGATGGCCGCATTACGGCGGACCTGGCGCGAGCCGGGGTGACGCGTGAAAAGCTGATAGCGGCTTCGACGCCCCATGAATAA